Proteins encoded by one window of Cloacibacillus sp.:
- a CDS encoding IclR family transcriptional regulator C-terminal domain-containing protein — translation MSAATISNIKCMAKVFELFFRYRLELSLSETVVQCEASEAQIKPILEKLTKREWLLFSKTKKTYRYGMKLLPFTREEILKAELVRQFTPIMKQLSIACNQSTMLNFLEGIKSVCIQKIDSKNSIHIATRIGGESPLHAGSSSRVLLAYAPEAVRVSVMSSPLKRYTPFTITSPEELSKSLFEIRRTRCCSSIEEINPGAGSVSCAILDEGNNLLAALSIIGTRFACETEGALWKALLLEAVKKVKLA, via the coding sequence ATGAGCGCGGCAACGATTTCAAATATAAAATGTATGGCTAAAGTCTTCGAACTTTTTTTCCGATACAGACTGGAGCTTTCGCTTTCAGAAACTGTTGTGCAGTGCGAAGCGTCTGAGGCTCAAATCAAACCTATACTGGAAAAACTTACAAAACGAGAGTGGCTGTTATTTTCAAAAACAAAAAAAACATACCGCTATGGCATGAAATTGCTACCATTTACAAGAGAAGAAATACTAAAAGCAGAACTCGTACGACAGTTCACCCCGATTATGAAACAGCTTTCCATTGCTTGCAATCAGAGCACAATGCTTAATTTTCTTGAGGGTATAAAGTCTGTATGTATACAAAAGATAGACTCTAAAAATTCGATACACATTGCAACTAGGATAGGCGGAGAATCTCCGTTGCATGCCGGAAGCAGCTCAAGGGTCCTTCTTGCCTATGCGCCAGAAGCTGTACGTGTCAGCGTCATGTCGTCTCCTTTAAAAAGATATACTCCATTCACCATCACATCTCCGGAAGAACTTAGCAAATCTTTATTCGAGATACGCAGAACCAGGTGCTGCTCCAGCATTGAAGAAATAAATCCGGGGGCCGGTTCTGTATCATGCGCAATTTTGGATGAAGGTAACAACTTACTTGCCGCACTCTCGATCATCGGCACACGTTTTGCCTGTGAGACGGAGGGGGCTCTCTGGAAGGCGCTTCTTCTTGAGGCCGTCAAAAAAGTCAAACTAGCATAA
- a CDS encoding Fur family transcriptional regulator, with the protein MDIEKILSSAGLRTTRQRRVILELLFRHGSPMSHSEILSMIDDHLDRVTLYRTLDTLKNSGIVHQVQGIDGVWRFCAHEQDLDGCPGDHPHFLCLSCGKMFCLPDQKMPRVTVPEGMQVEGKQLVVYGTCPDCTVQKSEEKEENK; encoded by the coding sequence TTGGATATCGAAAAAATCTTGAGCAGCGCCGGACTGCGTACCACGCGTCAGCGCAGAGTGATACTTGAGCTGCTTTTCAGACATGGCTCTCCCATGTCGCACAGCGAGATACTTTCAATGATCGACGACCACCTGGACCGCGTCACGCTCTACCGCACGCTCGATACGTTGAAAAACTCCGGCATCGTCCATCAGGTGCAAGGCATCGACGGCGTGTGGCGCTTCTGCGCCCACGAGCAGGACCTTGACGGCTGTCCCGGAGACCATCCGCACTTTCTCTGCCTCTCCTGCGGCAAGATGTTCTGCCTTCCGGACCAGAAGATGCCGCGCGTAACCGTCCCCGAGGGGATGCAGGTGGAGGGAAAACAGCTTGTCGTATACGGCACCTGTCCGGACTGCACCGTTCAAAAATCGGAAGAAAAGGAAGAAAATAAATGA
- a CDS encoding molybdopterin-binding protein has protein sequence MKITTIPLEEAIGLPLAHDLTQIDAKNHKKSARFKKGQVITEADLETLRGMGRENLSIMEMSPGDVHEDDAARQLGEALCGDNLRLTEPSEGRCNLVAESSGILWYLAETVNRVNQDPDWVLSALAPHRPVLAGQVVAGFRIRPLVMEDYRVERAVAAVRGSKPFMILPFMPLKLGLITTGKEIVDKKVEDAFRPKLLEKLSRLNGSLMGQRFCTDSLEQISEAIAAFLNEGADVVICTGGMSVDADDKTPGAIRSRCRKISFQGTPALPGAMLMLGWAASPEDGRDVAVIGAPACVAFDERTALDKLLPFVFAGIEPGDLVRRWGVGGLCEHCQTCHYPACSFAAGS, from the coding sequence ATGAAGATAACCACAATCCCGCTGGAGGAGGCCATCGGGCTGCCGCTGGCCCACGACCTGACACAGATCGACGCTAAAAACCACAAGAAGTCCGCCCGCTTCAAAAAGGGACAGGTGATAACCGAGGCCGACCTTGAAACTCTGCGCGGCATGGGACGCGAAAATCTCTCAATAATGGAGATGTCGCCAGGCGACGTACACGAGGACGACGCCGCGCGCCAGCTCGGCGAGGCCCTCTGCGGCGACAACCTGCGCCTGACGGAGCCCTCCGAGGGGCGCTGTAACCTCGTTGCGGAGAGCTCGGGCATTCTCTGGTATCTCGCGGAGACGGTGAACCGTGTCAATCAGGACCCGGACTGGGTCCTCTCGGCGCTCGCGCCGCACCGTCCGGTGCTTGCCGGGCAGGTAGTCGCCGGCTTCCGCATCCGTCCGCTCGTCATGGAAGACTACCGCGTGGAACGCGCCGTCGCGGCGGTGCGCGGCAGCAAGCCGTTTATGATCCTGCCCTTCATGCCGCTGAAGCTCGGACTGATAACGACAGGCAAAGAGATTGTCGACAAAAAAGTAGAGGACGCCTTCCGTCCTAAATTGCTGGAAAAATTATCGCGCCTCAACGGTTCTCTGATGGGCCAGCGATTCTGCACAGATTCTCTCGAGCAGATCAGCGAGGCGATCGCCGCCTTCCTAAACGAGGGAGCGGACGTCGTAATCTGTACCGGCGGTATGAGCGTCGACGCCGACGACAAGACGCCGGGCGCCATCCGCAGCCGCTGCCGCAAGATATCCTTCCAGGGAACGCCGGCGCTGCCGGGGGCGATGCTGATGCTCGGCTGGGCCGCCTCGCCGGAGGACGGCCGCGACGTGGCGGTCATCGGCGCTCCCGCCTGCGTCGCCTTTGACGAGAGGACCGCGCTCGACAAGCTGCTGCCGTTCGTCTTCGCAGGCATCGAGCCGGGAGACCTGGTGCGCCGGTGGGGCGTGGGAGGCCTCTGCGAACACTGCCAGACGTGTCATTATCCGGCTTGTTCTTTCGCCGCCGGCAGTTAA
- a CDS encoding XdhC/CoxI family protein, with translation MNIELLNKINEEVQAGKFGVLCTVTSESGSTPRSRGASMWVRPDGSIAGTIGGGLIEYEAIQEALQLMNSGEASRIWHKSLTERDGMACGGSADIYMETIGRCDELVIFGGGHVGRAVAELGAFVGFRVTVWDERPEFANDKHIPWARNIACPIDKIYENGITLHERSYVVIMTRGHALDAEAVTVTDKKPGAYYGMIGSRSKIATVRKMLLERGVSEEHLDRIYQPIGLPIKAETPNEIAVSVMAEIIAVKYGADIKRLRG, from the coding sequence ATGAATATCGAACTTTTGAATAAGATCAACGAAGAGGTACAAGCGGGGAAGTTCGGCGTGCTCTGCACCGTAACGAGCGAGAGCGGCTCCACGCCGCGCAGCCGCGGAGCCTCGATGTGGGTGCGGCCGGACGGCAGCATCGCGGGAACGATCGGCGGCGGCCTCATTGAATATGAAGCGATACAGGAGGCGCTGCAGCTGATGAACAGCGGCGAAGCGTCGCGGATCTGGCATAAAAGCCTGACGGAGCGCGACGGCATGGCCTGCGGCGGCAGCGCGGACATCTACATGGAGACGATCGGCCGCTGCGACGAGCTCGTCATCTTCGGCGGCGGCCACGTTGGGCGCGCCGTCGCTGAGCTCGGTGCTTTCGTCGGCTTCCGCGTCACCGTCTGGGACGAACGCCCCGAATTCGCCAATGACAAACATATCCCCTGGGCGCGCAACATCGCATGCCCCATAGACAAGATATACGAAAACGGCATCACGCTCCACGAACGCAGCTACGTCGTCATCATGACCCGCGGCCACGCTCTTGACGCCGAGGCCGTCACGGTTACGGACAAAAAACCCGGGGCCTATTACGGCATGATCGGCTCGCGCAGCAAGATCGCCACGGTGCGCAAAATGCTGCTCGAACGCGGCGTCAGCGAGGAGCATCTCGACCGGATATACCAGCCGATCGGGCTGCCGATCAAGGCTGAGACGCCAAACGAGATCGCCGTATCGGTAATGGCGGAGATAATAGCCGTAAAATACGGCGCGGATATAAAAAGGCTGCGCGGATAG
- a CDS encoding histidine-type phosphatase, which yields MDSNKMPRFKIYAIKIITIFLLLFTALAPTRGDAAEKSVLLKEVVLSRHGVRSPTQPAAKLAEWSAKPWPRWPVRAGHLTARGSSLISRQWTAERARLESLGVTPDKIFICADVDQRTKATADAISEALAPQGGITPVLSARAFVYPIFHPVEAGFADFDTDAVRRDIMKNAGGSLTALQQELAPKISMLADITGPLSERAAAKTGLLYGSTFADLPSEIEFYDGDRSVGITGALGAASGIVEIFLLEYCQWPEKNAGWGAADTMILRDLLPVHSRIFNTVNRAPSVARRRASELTMLLASSLLSEELCLAKVPDAVKEPAAAAKAAIFVGHDTNIAGVGALIGADWQLPGFAKNEVPPGGTLVLSLWQRGKERYVTAEFTGLSLETLHGDADRPVPADRYQISLSHMQRKPGTRPAGECSPEEFADWVNNRVANAR from the coding sequence ATGGATAGCAACAAAATGCCTCGCTTCAAGATATATGCCATAAAGATCATCACCATTTTTTTACTGCTCTTCACGGCCCTGGCCCCCACGCGGGGAGACGCCGCGGAAAAGAGCGTGCTACTGAAAGAGGTCGTACTTTCCCGGCATGGCGTCCGCAGCCCCACACAGCCGGCGGCCAAGCTGGCGGAATGGAGCGCGAAACCCTGGCCCAGGTGGCCGGTAAGGGCCGGGCATCTCACGGCGCGCGGCTCGTCGCTGATATCCCGCCAATGGACGGCGGAACGCGCGCGGCTGGAGTCCCTCGGCGTCACGCCCGACAAGATTTTCATCTGCGCGGATGTCGACCAACGTACGAAAGCCACCGCGGACGCCATCTCCGAAGCGCTCGCCCCGCAGGGAGGGATCACGCCGGTGCTCTCTGCGAGGGCCTTTGTCTATCCCATCTTCCATCCGGTAGAGGCCGGCTTCGCGGATTTTGACACCGACGCCGTCCGCCGCGACATCATGAAAAACGCCGGCGGCAGTTTAACAGCGCTCCAGCAGGAGCTTGCGCCAAAGATCAGCATGCTGGCCGACATCACGGGGCCGCTTTCAGAAAGGGCCGCCGCTAAGACCGGACTGCTCTATGGTTCGACCTTTGCCGACCTCCCCTCCGAGATCGAATTTTACGACGGGGATCGCTCCGTCGGCATCACGGGCGCGCTGGGCGCCGCGTCGGGCATCGTGGAGATATTCCTGCTCGAATACTGCCAGTGGCCGGAGAAAAACGCCGGCTGGGGGGCGGCGGACACAATGATACTCAGAGACCTCCTGCCCGTACACAGCAGAATATTCAACACCGTTAACCGCGCCCCCTCCGTTGCGAGGAGACGCGCCAGCGAACTTACGATGCTGCTGGCATCCTCGCTGCTCTCGGAAGAATTATGCCTGGCTAAAGTTCCCGACGCCGTCAAGGAGCCCGCGGCGGCGGCAAAGGCGGCGATCTTTGTCGGACACGACACAAACATCGCCGGCGTCGGCGCGCTTATCGGCGCGGACTGGCAGCTGCCGGGATTCGCAAAAAACGAAGTGCCTCCGGGAGGTACGTTGGTCCTTTCACTCTGGCAGAGGGGAAAAGAAAGGTATGTCACCGCGGAGTTCACGGGGCTTTCGCTGGAGACTCTGCACGGCGACGCCGACCGGCCCGTTCCCGCAGACAGATATCAGATATCACTCTCGCACATGCAGCGGAAACCGGGCACACGCCCCGCGGGAGAATGTTCGCCGGAGGAGTTTGCCGACTGGGTCAACAACAGGGTTGCAAACGCCAGATAG
- a CDS encoding sulfurtransferase TusA family protein, translating into MEKTIVDARGLSCPQPVIETKRALDKLSAGLVEVLVDTVTSRENVIRFARHAGWRTEWKETEGGFSVTAAK; encoded by the coding sequence ATGGAAAAGACGATCGTAGACGCGCGCGGACTCTCATGTCCGCAGCCTGTGATAGAGACAAAACGGGCGCTTGACAAGCTGAGCGCCGGTCTTGTGGAGGTACTTGTAGATACCGTGACCTCGCGTGAAAACGTCATCCGCTTCGCGCGGCACGCGGGTTGGAGGACGGAGTGGAAGGAGACGGAAGGCGGCTTTTCCGTGACGGCGGCGAAGTGA
- the yedE gene encoding YedE family putative selenium transporter gives MSKNGPAIAGLVLGVIAALLVKFGNPGNMGFCVACFTRDIAGALGLHRAAIVQYLRPEIAGFILGAFASALAFSEYRPRGGSSPMVRFALGFFAMIGALVFLGCPWRAYLRLAGGDWNAIAGIAGLIAGIGIGVWFLYGGFSLGAARPTPKAAGLVMPLLALAILALLFFKPLFGPEGSGPIFFSAKGPGAAHAPILISLGAGLVVGWLAQRTRFCTIGAVRDLIMVRDSHLFKGIAAFILAAFVTNMILGQFKPGFEGQPVAHTMQLWNFLGMVLSGLAFTLAGGCPGRMLIMSGEGDSDAGSFIIGMLVGAAFAHNFSLASSGAGIGAFGAPATVIGLVFCLLVGFGFRNRMA, from the coding sequence ATGTCGAAAAATGGCCCGGCGATCGCTGGGCTTGTTCTCGGCGTCATTGCGGCGCTGCTGGTAAAGTTTGGTAATCCTGGAAATATGGGCTTCTGCGTCGCCTGCTTCACGCGCGACATCGCGGGGGCCCTCGGCCTGCACCGCGCCGCAATCGTGCAGTATCTGCGTCCCGAGATCGCGGGCTTCATCCTCGGAGCCTTCGCCTCGGCGCTCGCCTTTTCTGAATACAGGCCGCGCGGCGGCTCTTCGCCGATGGTGCGCTTCGCACTCGGCTTTTTCGCCATGATCGGCGCGCTCGTCTTTCTCGGCTGTCCCTGGCGCGCCTACCTGCGCCTCGCGGGCGGCGACTGGAACGCCATCGCCGGTATCGCGGGGCTTATCGCCGGTATCGGTATCGGCGTCTGGTTCCTCTACGGCGGCTTCAGCCTCGGAGCCGCGCGCCCTACGCCGAAGGCGGCCGGGCTTGTGATGCCGCTGCTCGCCCTGGCCATCCTCGCGCTGCTTTTCTTCAAACCTTTATTTGGCCCCGAGGGCAGCGGCCCGATATTCTTCTCCGCCAAGGGCCCCGGCGCGGCGCACGCCCCCATCCTCATCTCTCTCGGCGCAGGACTTGTAGTCGGCTGGCTCGCGCAGCGCACACGCTTCTGTACGATCGGCGCGGTGCGCGACCTGATCATGGTCCGGGACTCGCACCTATTTAAGGGGATCGCCGCCTTTATCCTCGCGGCCTTTGTGACCAACATGATCCTCGGACAATTCAAGCCCGGATTTGAGGGGCAGCCAGTGGCGCATACCATGCAGCTATGGAACTTCCTCGGCATGGTCCTCTCCGGACTTGCCTTCACCCTTGCTGGCGGCTGCCCGGGACGGATGCTCATCATGTCCGGCGAGGGGGATTCCGACGCGGGCAGCTTTATCATAGGCATGCTCGTCGGCGCGGCCTTCGCGCATAACTTCTCGCTTGCAAGCTCCGGCGCGGGCATCGGCGCCTTCGGCGCGCCCGCGACGGTTATCGGCCTTGTCTTCTGTCTGTTGGTGGGCTTCGGTTTCAGGAATAGAATGGCATAG
- the ilvA gene encoding threonine ammonia-lyase IlvA translates to MSDYRPQLHDIQKAKQRISGVVVNTPLMLNIQLSERYGANIWLKREDMQIVRSYKIRGAYNKISSLPQEDLARGVVCASAGNHAQGVALACNKLGIKGTIFMPKPTPKQKITQVKMFGKENIDIVLTGDTYDDSCSEAVAWCEAQNGTFIHPFNDPQIIEGQATLALDILNEAFGGFHYILLPIGGGGLMSGVGSIFKSLSPDTCVVGVESTGTASMKAAFDAGKPVELQQLDTFADGIAVRKAGDITFDICREVVDRLIQVPEGQICTTILSLYNESAIVVEPAGAVSVSALEYIKDDIRGKNVVCVISGSNNDITRMEEIKERSQLHQGLKHYFILRFPQRAGALREFLEHVLGPDDDITHFQYSKKNSRERGPAVVGIELRRAEDFAPLVERMKQHNIVYEYLNDKPDLFQFLI, encoded by the coding sequence ATGTCAGACTACCGGCCTCAGCTTCATGACATCCAGAAAGCAAAACAGCGCATAAGCGGCGTAGTGGTAAATACGCCGCTTATGCTGAACATCCAGCTTTCCGAACGCTACGGGGCGAATATTTGGCTCAAGCGCGAGGATATGCAGATCGTTCGCTCTTACAAGATACGCGGCGCATACAACAAAATATCCAGTCTTCCGCAGGAGGATCTCGCGCGCGGAGTCGTCTGCGCCTCGGCCGGCAACCACGCGCAGGGCGTGGCGCTGGCCTGCAACAAGCTCGGCATTAAAGGCACCATCTTCATGCCGAAGCCGACGCCGAAGCAGAAGATAACCCAGGTGAAGATGTTCGGCAAGGAGAATATCGACATCGTACTGACGGGCGACACCTACGACGATTCATGCAGCGAGGCGGTCGCCTGGTGCGAGGCGCAGAACGGGACCTTTATCCACCCCTTCAACGACCCGCAGATAATAGAGGGACAGGCTACGCTGGCCCTCGACATACTCAACGAGGCCTTCGGAGGTTTTCACTATATCCTGCTGCCGATCGGCGGCGGCGGTCTGATGTCCGGCGTGGGCAGCATCTTTAAGAGCCTGAGCCCCGACACCTGCGTCGTCGGCGTGGAATCGACGGGGACGGCCTCGATGAAGGCCGCCTTTGACGCGGGAAAGCCTGTCGAGCTTCAGCAGCTTGACACCTTTGCGGACGGCATCGCTGTGCGGAAGGCGGGAGATATCACCTTCGACATCTGCCGCGAGGTGGTCGACCGCCTGATCCAGGTGCCGGAAGGACAGATCTGCACGACGATCCTCTCCCTCTACAACGAGAGCGCCATCGTCGTCGAACCGGCGGGCGCCGTATCCGTCTCCGCCCTTGAGTATATAAAGGACGATATCCGCGGCAAGAACGTCGTCTGCGTCATCAGCGGCAGCAACAACGACATTACCCGCATGGAGGAGATAAAGGAACGCTCCCAGCTTCACCAGGGGCTCAAGCATTATTTCATCCTGCGCTTTCCGCAGCGTGCGGGCGCGCTGAGGGAATTTCTCGAGCATGTGCTCGGACCCGACGACGACATCACGCATTTCCAGTATTCCAAAAAGAACTCACGAGAACGCGGTCCCGCGGTGGTAGGAATAGAGCTGCGCCGCGCAGAGGATTTCGCGCCGCTCGTTGAACGCATGAAACAACATAATATCGTCTACGAATATTTGAACGACAAGCCCGATCTGTTCCAATTTCTTATATAG